One Onychostoma macrolepis isolate SWU-2019 chromosome 10, ASM1243209v1, whole genome shotgun sequence genomic region harbors:
- the LOC131548640 gene encoding cAMP-specific 3',5'-cyclic phosphodiesterase 4D-like isoform X11: MPEANYLRSVSWGYIKFKRMLNRELTHLSEMSRSGNQVSEFISNTFLDKQHDVEMPTPQTQKEKDKKKKPMCQISGVKKLMHSTSLTNSNIPRFGVKTDTEDSLAKELEDINKWGLNVFKVTEFSGNRPLTVMMYTIFQERDLLKTFKIPLDTFITYLMTLEDHYHADVAYHNNIHAADVTQSTHVLLSTPALEAVFTDLEILAAIFASAIHDVDHPGVSNQFLINTNSELALMYNDSSVLENHHLAVGFKLLQEENCDIFQNLNKKQRQSLRKMVIDIVLATDMSKHMNLLADLKTMVETKKVTSSGVLLLDNYSDRIQVLQNMVHCADLSNPTKPLQLYKQWTDRIMEEFFSQGDRERERGMEISPMCDKHNASVEKSQVGFIDYIVHPLWETWADLVHPDAQDILDTLEDNREWYQSTIPQSPSPAPDQLEEGSRSAGAEKFQFELTLEEDGESDTEKDSGSQAEEEEEEEEDDEEEEEDNSCSDSKTLITQDSESTEIPEAEEGISEEVSTEPSMVEEEEEEEEEEEEDDEEDEEEQPADT, encoded by the exons TGGGGATATATAAAG TTCAAGCGGATGTTGAACAGGGAGTTAACGCACCTGTCTGAGATGAGCAGATCTGGTAACCAGGTCTCAGAGTTCATCTCCAACACATTTTTAG ACAAACAGCACGATGTGGAAATGCCCACCCCGCAGACGCAGAAGGAGAAGGATAAGAAGAAAAAGCCCATGTGTCAGATCAGCGGGGTGAAAAAACTCATGCACAGCACCAGCCTCACCAATTCCAACATCCCTCGCTTCGGGGTCAAGACAGATACAGAAGACTCCTTAGCCAAG GAACTGGAGGACATAAACAAATGGGgccttaatgtttttaaagtcacAGAGTTTTCAGGCAACCGGCCTTTAACGGTGATGATGTACACTATATTTCAG GAAAGGGATTtactcaaaacatttaaaattccCTTGGACACTTTCATAACGTACCTGATGACCTTAGAAGACCATTATCATGCTGATGTTGCGTATCACAATAACATTCACGCTGCTGACGTCACCCAGTCCACACACGTGCTGCTCTCCACGCCTGCTCTGGAG GCGGTTTTCACAGACCTTGAAATTCTCGCTGCCATTTTCGCCAGTGCTATTCACGACGTAGACCACCCGGGTGTCTCCAACCAGTTCCTTATTAACACCA ACTCTGAGTTGGCCCTCATGTACAATGACTCGTCGGTGCTGGAAAACCATCATCTGGCAGTGGGCTTCAAACTCCTGCAGGAGGAGAACTGTGACATCTTCCAGAACCTGAACAAAAAACAGAGACAATCGCTGCGCAAGATGGTCATCGACATC GTCTTGGCGACTGATATGTCCAAACACATGAACCTGCTGGCCGATCTGAAGACCATGGTCGAGACCAAGAAGGTCACCAGTTCTGGAGTCTTGCTCTTGGATAACTACTCAGATAGGATACAA GTGCTTCAGAACATGGTTCACTGTGCGGACCTCAGTAATCCCACCAAACCCCTGCAGCTGTACAAACAGTGGACGGACCGCATCATGGAGGAGTTCTTCAGTCAGGGTGatcgagagagagagcgagggaTGGAGATCAGCCCCATGTGTGACAAACACAACGCCTCTGTAGAGAAGTCTCAG GTGGGCTTCATTGACTACATCGTGCACCCGCTGTGGGAGACGTGGGCCGATCTCGTACACCCGGACGCCCAGGACATCCTGGACACGTTAGAGGACAACAGAGAGTGGTACCAGAGCACCATCCCACAGAGCCCGTCGCCCGCTCCCGACCAGCTCGAGGAGGGCAGCCGCTCCGCCGGAGCAGAGAAGTTCCAGTTTGAACTGACGCTGGAGGAGGACGGAGAATCGGACACGGAGAAAGACAGCGGCAGCCAggctgaggaggaggaggaggaggaggaggatgatgaagaagaggaggaggacaaCAGCTGTAGTGATTCCAAAACTCTCATCACGCAGGACTCGGAATCCACGGAGATTCCGGAAGCGGAGGAGGGAATTTCAGAGGAGGTTTCCACAGAACCCAGCatggtggaggaggaggaggaggaggaggaagaggaagaggaggacgATGAGGAAGACGAGGAGGAACAGCCGGCAGACACGTAG